Proteins from a genomic interval of Capsicum annuum cultivar UCD-10X-F1 chromosome 4, UCD10Xv1.1, whole genome shotgun sequence:
- the LOC107868447 gene encoding protein unc-13 homolog, with amino-acid sequence MHAKMQPQFHPPQHIKTQPAQKPGPNAPHSDDDPIIVVDLVWPFGNLEGLDRDDFRESAYEIFFTACRSSPGFGGRTAALAASDGSSLGDGNGLGPESGTSGPGLGSGPGSPKPKGVGMAITSRVKTALGLKMLKKSPSRRTSAGGVNGPSSPAAVASPRTPSGSTIQQAKIRRPLTSAEIMRLQMRVSEQSDNRLRKTLMRTLVGQIGRRAETIILPLELLRHLKPSEFNDAQEYHLWQKRQLRILEIGLLIHPSIPVGKDNASASRLLEIIQLCETKTIDTSKNSETMKSLSNAVAALAWRSVEDAPSDTCRWADGYPLNIHIYTALLGSIFDLKDDTLVLNEVDELLELMKKTWSTLGITRSIHNLCFTWVLFEQYVVTNQVEPDLLGATLTMLTDVANDAKKVDRDRIYLKMLKNVLTSMKRWCEKRLLNYHASFHAENVVLMENIIPLMFSASKILDEDVPGYVSSAAEKGDVKDDSKGNRVNHFIGSSLRSAFSKLLEERSINIVSFENEDMIESLIKLANATEELATKEKEIFTPVLKKYHQIAAGVAAVTLHTCYGTLLRQYLAGTTFLTSETALVLQRAGKLEKVLVQMVVEDSVDSEDGGKMMVREMIPYEVDSIKINLLRKWIHDSLKKGKEVLVRSKDSETWNPKSKSEPYAQSAIDLVRHSKEAVENFFEIPTIITENLVTDIADGIENLFKEYVIFVASCGAKQNYMPTLPPLTRCGQDTKFMKLWKKAARTVGSNDPNQHLTDEDNNPRPSTSRGTQRLYVRLNTLYYLLQHLNSLDKTLSLSTRVIASPGSRYNKNRQLACCSFFDQTRFSIQTAIQHISEVAAYRLMFFDSNSVFYSSLYVGDVENARIRPALRILKQNLTLLCAILTDRAQPIALKEVMRASFEAYLMVLLAGGSRRHFTIMDHHMIEEDTQSLKRVFCTCGEGLILEDVVEKEAATVEAIVTLMGQSTQQLIEDFSTMACEASGIGVIGNGQKLPMPPTTGKWNRSDANTILRVLCHRNDKISNHFLKKTFHLAKRRS; translated from the exons ATGCATGCAAAAATGCAGCCCCAATTTCACCCTCCTCAACATATAAAAACTCAACCAGCTCAGAAGCCCGGCCCAAATGCACCCCATTCGGATGACGACCCGATCATCGTGGTCGACCTCGTATGGCCATTCGGAAACCTCGAAGGACTCGATCGTGACGATTTTCGAGAATCAGCGTATGAGATATTCTTCACGGCGTGTCGGTCATCGCCGGGGTTTGGTGGTAGGACAGCTGCATTAGCAGCCTCGGATGGATCATCGTTGGGAGACGGAAACGGGCTGGGACCCGAGTCGGGTACGTCCGGGCCGGGCCTCGGGTCGGGCCCGGGATCACCGAAACCGAAAGGGGTAGGAATGGCGATAACGAGCAGGGTGAAAACGGCGTTAGGGTTGAAAATGCTGAAGAAGTCACCATCTCGGAGGACGTCTGCTGGTGGCGTTAATGGTCCGTCTTCGCCCGCCGCAGTTGCGAGCCCCAGGACACCCTCGGGCTCGACTATTCAGCAGGCGAAGATACGGAGGCCGCTGACGTCAGCCGAGATAATGAGGTTGCAGATGAGAGTGTCAGAGCAAAGTGATAATAGGCTAAGAAAAACACTTATGAGAACTCTCGTAGGCCAA ATAGGGAGGAGAGCAGAGACAATAATCCTACCATTGGAGCTATTACGCCATCTTAAACCATCCGAATTCAACGATGCTCAAGAGTATCATCTATGGCAAAAGCGCCAGCTTCGTATACTTGAAATAGGCCTTCTCATTCACCCTTCAATCCCGGTAGGAAAGGATAATGCATCTGCATCGCGATTACTAGAGATCATTCAACTCTGTGAGACCAAAACAATCGACACCAGCAAGAACTCCGAGACCATGAAATCGCTCAGCAATGCAGTAGCCGCGTTAGCTTGGAGAAGTGTTGAAGATGCACCTAGCGATACCTGTCGTTGGGCTGATGGATATCCTCTCAACATCCATATATACACCGCCCTCTTAGGCTCGATATTTGATCTCAAAGATGACACGTTAGTCCTCAATGAGGTCGATGAGCTTCTTGAATTGATGAAAAAGACATGGTCTACATTGGGTATTACTAGATCAATTCATAACTTGTGCTTTACATGGGTGCTTTTCGAGCAATATGTTGTGACTAACCAAGTCGAACCTGATCTTCTTGGTGCAACGTTGACTATGTTAACCGATGTTGCAAATGATGCTAAGAAAGTAGATAGGGATCGTATTTATCTAAAGATGCTGAAGAATGTTTTAACCTCAATGAAACGATGGTGTGAGAAGCGATTACTGAATTATCATGCCAGTTTTCACGCGGAAAATGTTGTCCTAATGGAAAATATTATTCCTCTTATGTTCTCTGCCTCGAAAATATTAGATGAAGATGTTCCGGGATATGTATCTTCTGCTGCTGAGAAAGGGGATGTTAAAGATGATTCGAAGGGGAATAGAGTGAATCATTTCATCGGTTCATCGTTAAGGTCTGCATTCAGTAAG TTGTTGGAAGAACGGAGTATAAACATCGTGAGTTTTGAAAATGAAGACATGATCGAGTCACTCATTAAGTTAGCTAATGCAACAGAAGAATTGGCTACTAAGGAGAAGGAAATTTTCACTCCTGTCTTGAAGAAATATCATCAGATTGCAGCTGGTGTTGCGGCAGTGACATTACATACTTGTTACGGAACTTTGTTAAGGCAATACCTAGCAGGTACGACCTTTCTCACGAGTGAGACAGCGTTAGTGTTGCAGAGGGCTGGGAAACTCGAGAAGGTTTTAGTCCAAATGGTGGTGGAGGATTCTGTCGATAGCGAGGATGGTGGCAAAATGATGGTGAGGGAGATGATTCCTTATGAAGTTGACTCAATCAAAATTAACCTCTTGCGGAAATGGATCCACGATAGTTTGAAGAAAGGGAAAGAGGTTCTCGTAAGATCAAAAGACTCCGAA ACATGGAATCCGAAATCCAAAAGCGAGCCATATGCGCAATCAGCAATTGATCTAGTGAGACATTCCAAGGAAGCAGTGGAAAATTTCTTCGAAATTCCTACAATCATCACCGAGAATTTGGTCACTGATATCGCAGATGGCATAGAGAACTTATTCAAAGAATATGTTATCTTTGTTGCATCATGTG GTGCAAAACAGAATTACATGCCTACACTTCCTCCTTTAACAAGATGTGGCCAAGACACAAAATTTATGAAACTATGGAAGAAAGCTGCTCGTACTGTCGGATCAAATGATCCGAACCAGCATTTGACAGACGAAGATAACAATCCGCGCCCTTCAACAAGCCGAGGAACTCAACGACTTTATGTAAGGCTTAACACCTTGTATTACCTCCTTCAACACCTCAATTCCCTCGACAAAACGCTATCTCTCTCAACTCGAGTCATCGCTTCACCAGGAAGCCGTTACAACAAGAACAGACAGCTAGCTTGCTGTTCCTTCTTCGATCAAACACGCTTCTCCATCCAAACAGCCATTCAACACATATCAGAAGTCGCTGCTTATCGCCTTATGTTCTTCGACTCCAACTCAGTATTCTACTCAAGCCTATACGTAGGTGATGTAGAGAATGCACGCATCCGGCCAGCGCTTAGGATACTCAAGCAAAACTTAACTCTTTTATGTGCTATCCTCACTGACCGGGCTCAACCGATAGCGCTGAAAGAAGTCATGAGAGCTTCTTTCGAAGCATACCTCATGGTTTTACTTGCCGGAGGATCACGAAGGCACTTCACCATAATGGATCATCATATGATAGAGGAAGATACTCAGAGTTTGAAGAGGGTATTTTGTACTTGTGGTGAAGGTTTGATACTAGAAGACGTCGTCGAAAAAGAAGCAGCAACAGTTGAAGCTATAGTGACATTAATGGGACAATCAACACAACAATTGATTGAAGATTTTAGCACTATGGCATGTGAAGCTAGTGGCATTGGAGTTATAGGCAATGGACAGAAATTGCCTATGCCACCAACAACAGGAAAATGGAATAGATCAGATGCTAATACAATCTTGAGGGTACTTTGTCATAGAAATGATAAAATTTCCAATCATTTCTTGAAGAAAACATTCCACTTAGCAAAGAGGAGGAGTTAA